From the genome of Papaver somniferum cultivar HN1 chromosome 2, ASM357369v1, whole genome shotgun sequence, one region includes:
- the LOC113351393 gene encoding protein FAR1-RELATED SEQUENCE 5-like, with amino-acid sequence MIIRKKTNKWVVTVVIEEHNHILVSPKKRHKLISQRHISEDHEKIIDNIRLAGIKTNLVMNFFGLESGGVQNIGFTTKDVRNYLSVKRSLELKNGDAQAVLDYFEHQQADNPSFFYYIQVDSEGQMTNFFWADAKSRMDYFHFGDVVCFDPTYCTNRYGMPFVPIVGINHHYQTILFGGALLHKETKESFDWVRKTWMRAMHAAKHLSHIINAHADFTSDFNKCLYGNETIEEFESAWASMLRTYELEDNKWLLDLYKRKEKWASVYTRDIFCADMYTTQRSESINAYFNHFMKRDMPLCEFIRQFDRAILARREAENDQDYETKYRKPMLKFSVNIYTKSVFRKFQEQLAQELHYNHDQVEQNGTKFTFRVWWFGHEKKNRKVVYDSDDKGVKCSCQLYEFAGYLCRHILKIFSVMNVQGEEITNICRDSTSVQYSYLCQEAINIVIKGSTTTEIYNVTKCILDKALKEVDDAMRNLSIKSKDQTMQTRDEECLENTSMAKKQLIRDPTIAKTKGRTGRMKACIDKRVNKKQKATSPATDKTSKSSAREETNLARSFVGRSYEHYWF; translated from the exons ATGATTATAAGGAAAAAGACGAATAAATGGGTTGTGACAGTGGTCATCGAAGAACATAACCATATCCTTGTATCTCCGAAGAAGAGGCATAAACTTATATCTCAAAGACACATTAGTGAAGATCATGAAAAGATTATTGATAACATAAGATTGGCAGGAATCAAGACAAATCTTGTGATGAATTTTTTCGGTCTCGAATCCGGAGGAGTTCAAAATATTGGGTTTACAACAAAAGATGTTAGAAATTATTTAAGTGTGAAGAGATCATTAGAGCTCAAAAATGGAGATGCACAAGCTGTACTCGACTACTTTGAGCACCAACAAGCAGATAACCCATCGTTCTTCTATTATATCCAAGTTGACTCAGAAGGCCAGATGACAAATTTCTTTTGGGCTGATGCCAAATCACGAATGGATTATTTTCACTTTGGTGATGTTGTGTGTTTCGATCCTACTTACTGTACAAACAGGTACGGCATGCCATTTGTTCCTATTGTAGGAATCAATCATCATTACCAAACTATTTTGTTTGGCGGTGCCTTACTTCATAAGGAAACAAAAGAATCGTTCGATTGGGTTAGAAAAACGTGGATGAGGGCAATGCATG CGGCTAAGCATTTATCTCACATTATTAATGCACATGCTGATTTTACTTCTGATTTTAATAAATGTTTATATGGTAATGAGACAATTGAGGAGTTTGAATCTGCTTGGGCATCGATGCTTAGAACATATGAATTAGAGGATAACAAATGGTTGCTGGATttgtacaaaagaaaagaaaagtgggCATCAGTTTATACACGCGATATATTTTGTGCGGATatgtatacaactcagagaaGCGAAAGTATAAATGCGTATTTTAATCATTTTATGAAAAGAGATATGCCACTATGTGAGTTCATTAGGCAATTTGACAGGGCAATATTAGCTAGACGAGAAGCTGAAAACGATCAAGATTACGAAACGAAATATAGAAAACCCATGTTAAAGTTTTCCGTGAATATTTACACAAAGTCAGTCTTCCGCAAGTTCCAAGAACAACTAGCTCAAGAACTTCACTATAATCATGATCAAGTTGAACAAAATGGGACAAAATTCACTTTTCGTGTTTGGTGGTTTGGGCACGAGAAGAAAAACCGAAAAGTTGTATACGATTCTGATGACAAGGGCGTCAAATGTAGTTGCCAGTTATATGAGTTTGCGGGCTACCTTTGTAGACATATCTTAAAGATTTTCTCTGTTATGAATGTTCAAG GTGAAGAAATTACAAATATCTGTCGTGATAGTACTAGTGTTCAATACAGTTACCTTTGTCAAGAAGCTATTAACATTGTGATTAAAGGTTCAACAACCACTGAAATATACAATGTGACAAAGTGCATTCTTGATAAAGCACTGAAAGAAGTTGACGATGCTATGAGAAATTTGTCGATTAAGTCTAAGGATCAGACCATGCAAACAAGAGACGAAGAATGTCTAGAGAATACATCCATGGCTAAAAAGCAGTTGATACGTGATCCCACTATCGCCAAAACTAAAGGAAGGACAGGTAGGATGAAGGCGTGTATTGATAAACGAGTTAACAAGAAGCAAAAAGCCACCAGTCCAGCTACAgataaaacatcaaaatcttctgCTAG GGAGGAAACAAACTTAGCTAGAAGTTTTGTGGGCCGAAGTTATGAGCATTATTGGTTTTAG